One window of Vibrio atlanticus genomic DNA carries:
- a CDS encoding aspartate aminotransferase family protein, with protein sequence MTRTNQEPVLKATHFRSEGDVNTTPAREKWNESLNDDATQAMLKRDSDVFLHQAMSTPCLDTLETAEGIYIQDATGKKYMDFHGNNVHQLGYGHPHIINKVTQQMASLPFSPRRFTNETAVHCAEKLTQICGGDLNRVLFAPGGTSVIGMALKLARHVTNNFKVVSLWDSFHGASLDAISVGGEACFREGMGPLMAGVERIPPAVSYRGAFPLNDSLSLRGQNSGDGNETACDVHYADYLEYVIEKEGGIGAFIAEAVRNTDVQVPSKAYWKRIREICDKHNVMLIIDDIPNGMGRSGEWFTHQAFDIEPDILCIGKGFGGGLVPIAAMVTKDEYNTAAQVSLGHYTHEKSPIGCAAALATMEVIEQENLLEKVQADSVFVREQLLQMKEKYPVIGDVRGIGLLWGVELVTDHITKTRAFDEAEAVLYQCLNDGLSFKVSQGNVIQLSPPLLISRSELEVALSVFEKAIAKVCKDFEYL encoded by the coding sequence ATGACGAGGACCAATCAAGAGCCTGTTCTAAAGGCCACACACTTTCGAAGTGAAGGCGATGTGAACACCACGCCAGCGCGTGAAAAGTGGAATGAGTCGCTAAACGATGATGCGACTCAAGCGATGTTAAAGCGCGATTCTGACGTATTTCTTCATCAAGCCATGTCAACACCTTGCCTAGACACGCTTGAAACCGCTGAAGGCATCTACATTCAAGATGCGACTGGCAAGAAGTACATGGACTTTCACGGCAACAATGTTCATCAACTAGGCTATGGTCATCCCCACATCATCAATAAAGTGACTCAGCAAATGGCGTCATTGCCGTTTTCACCACGTCGCTTCACCAATGAGACGGCCGTTCATTGCGCTGAAAAACTCACACAGATCTGCGGTGGTGATTTGAATCGCGTGTTGTTTGCTCCCGGTGGTACATCGGTGATCGGCATGGCACTCAAACTGGCTCGACATGTCACCAACAACTTCAAAGTAGTATCGCTATGGGATTCATTCCATGGCGCGTCACTGGATGCAATCTCTGTCGGCGGTGAAGCTTGTTTTCGCGAGGGTATGGGGCCGTTAATGGCTGGCGTAGAACGTATTCCACCAGCGGTTTCCTATCGTGGTGCCTTCCCGCTTAATGACTCTTTATCGCTTCGCGGGCAAAACTCAGGCGATGGGAACGAGACCGCATGTGATGTGCACTACGCTGATTACCTTGAATACGTGATTGAAAAAGAAGGCGGTATTGGAGCCTTCATTGCAGAAGCGGTTCGTAACACAGATGTTCAAGTGCCAAGCAAAGCTTACTGGAAGCGCATCCGTGAGATCTGCGACAAGCACAACGTCATGTTGATCATCGACGACATTCCGAACGGCATGGGTCGAAGCGGGGAATGGTTCACACACCAAGCGTTTGATATCGAACCTGACATCCTTTGTATCGGTAAAGGTTTCGGCGGCGGCTTAGTTCCAATTGCGGCCATGGTCACCAAAGACGAATACAACACGGCAGCGCAAGTATCTCTTGGTCACTATACCCATGAGAAAAGCCCTATTGGCTGCGCGGCAGCACTCGCGACCATGGAAGTGATTGAGCAAGAAAACCTACTTGAAAAAGTACAAGCGGACAGCGTATTCGTGCGTGAACAGCTGCTTCAAATGAAAGAGAAATACCCAGTCATTGGTGACGTTCGCGGCATCGGCCTGCTCTGGGGGGTGGAATTGGTCACTGACCACATCACCAAAACCCGAGCTTTCGATGAAGCAGAAGCAGTACTTTACCAATGCCTGAACGATGGCCTGAGCTTTAAGGTGTCACAAGGTAACGTGATTCAGTTAAGCCCACCATTGCTCATCAGCCGTAGCGAACTAGAAGTCGCTCTGTCTGTATTCGAAAAAGCGATAGCGAAAGTCTGTAAAGACTTTGAATACCTTTAA
- a CDS encoding putative 2-aminoethylphosphonate ABC transporter permease subunit: MMQSKLLIQRRVTPFLARLSKDNVILFGLLAFLSVVMTLFILMPLWAMLKKSVQNADGEFVGLQNFATYFASQSLWQSVGNTFTLGLLVTVVVGVLAFGYAYALTRSCMPFKGLFQVLGSAPILAPSLLPAISLIFLFGNQGIAKEVLGGNSVYGLIGISLGLIFWTFPHALMILTTSLRTSDARLYEAARALNTSSLKTFFMVTLPAAKYGLISTLIVVFTLVVCDFGVPKVIGGSYNVLSTDIFKQVVGQQNFSMGAVTSILLLLPALLAFTVDRWVQKKQKSLFDTRSVAYQPEPNTLRDGVCLLYCTIISAAVVIVLGMAIYGSMVTFWPWNKALTLNNYTFAEMSTYGWTPFFNSLTLGAWTAIIGTVLIFLGAYCIEKGRAFGPVRQAMQMLSVVPMAVPGMVLGLGYIFYFNDLSNPLNFLYGTMAFLVINTVVHYYTVGHMTALTALKQLPEEIEATAASVNLPQYKLFFKVTVPVCLPAILDIATYLFINALTTTSAVVFLYSTDTIPASVSVLNMDDAGQTGAAAAMAVMIMISAASAKLIHMLINKLFEKRTQAWRKR; the protein is encoded by the coding sequence ATGATGCAATCTAAGCTGCTAATTCAACGACGAGTAACGCCTTTTCTTGCTCGGTTAAGTAAAGACAACGTAATCCTATTCGGGCTTCTGGCTTTTTTGTCAGTGGTCATGACGCTATTCATTCTGATGCCTCTGTGGGCAATGTTGAAAAAGAGTGTTCAGAACGCAGACGGTGAATTTGTAGGATTACAGAATTTCGCAACGTATTTTGCTTCGCAGAGCCTCTGGCAGTCGGTAGGTAACACGTTTACGCTTGGGCTGTTAGTAACGGTTGTCGTGGGTGTATTAGCGTTTGGTTATGCCTATGCGTTGACTCGTTCATGTATGCCTTTCAAGGGGCTTTTTCAGGTGTTGGGTTCAGCGCCGATTCTAGCTCCATCGTTGCTTCCTGCGATCAGTTTGATCTTCTTATTTGGCAACCAAGGTATCGCCAAAGAAGTGTTAGGGGGAAATTCGGTATACGGTTTGATTGGTATATCACTCGGCTTAATATTCTGGACTTTTCCACACGCCTTGATGATTCTGACCACCTCGTTAAGAACCTCTGATGCTCGTCTGTATGAGGCGGCACGTGCACTCAATACTTCATCTTTAAAAACCTTTTTCATGGTGACGCTACCTGCGGCAAAGTATGGTTTGATCAGCACGCTGATCGTTGTATTTACGCTGGTGGTTTGTGACTTTGGTGTGCCAAAGGTGATTGGTGGCAGTTATAACGTTCTATCGACTGACATCTTTAAACAAGTGGTAGGGCAACAGAATTTCTCTATGGGTGCAGTAACCAGTATTTTATTGCTATTGCCGGCACTGCTTGCGTTTACAGTGGATCGCTGGGTTCAAAAGAAACAGAAGAGCTTGTTTGATACTCGATCCGTCGCGTACCAACCTGAACCAAACACTCTACGTGACGGCGTGTGTTTGCTCTATTGCACCATCATCTCTGCTGCTGTTGTTATCGTGCTAGGCATGGCGATATACGGTTCTATGGTCACGTTCTGGCCTTGGAACAAAGCACTCACCTTGAATAACTATACCTTCGCAGAAATGAGTACTTATGGTTGGACGCCGTTCTTCAACTCTCTAACGCTGGGCGCATGGACTGCTATTATCGGTACCGTGTTGATTTTCCTTGGTGCATATTGCATTGAGAAAGGCAGAGCATTTGGCCCTGTTCGTCAAGCAATGCAAATGCTCAGCGTTGTGCCGATGGCGGTTCCGGGTATGGTGTTGGGTTTGGGGTACATCTTCTACTTCAACGATTTGAGCAACCCACTTAACTTCTTGTATGGCACGATGGCGTTCTTGGTGATTAACACCGTGGTTCACTATTACACGGTAGGGCACATGACGGCATTAACCGCATTAAAACAGCTGCCTGAGGAGATAGAAGCGACGGCGGCTTCGGTTAACCTACCGCAATACAAGCTGTTCTTTAAGGTGACGGTGCCGGTTTGTTTGCCTGCGATTTTAGATATTGCGACATACCTGTTTATTAATGCACTTACCACGACATCTGCGGTAGTATTCTTGTATTCTACCGATACGATACCTGCGT
- the phnW gene encoding 2-aminoethylphosphonate--pyruvate transaminase: MRNEYLLLTPGPLSTSETVRQAMLKDWCTWDDEYNKDVVEVIRSKLVTLATKQAGYTSVLMQGSGTASVEATIGSVISNSGKLLVVDNGAYGARIAQIAEYLNIPCHVVSPGETSQPDFNEMETALTMDSDITHVAIVHCETTTGMLNPIEEIAKLAKQHNKTVILDAMSSFGGIPMDIADLGIDYMISSANKCIQGVPGFGFVIAKQSELEKCKGQARSLSLDLFDQWHCMESNHGKWRFTSPTHTVRAFYQALLELEQEGGIKARHSRYQTNQTTLVAGMRSLGFEPLLNDDLHSPIITSFYSPTHSDYQFKEFYDRLKQQGFVIYPGKVSNADCFRIGNIGEVYPSDIEALIGAVKNAMYWDIK; the protein is encoded by the coding sequence ATGAGAAACGAATACTTACTGCTGACACCGGGTCCTTTATCTACTTCTGAAACCGTTCGCCAAGCGATGCTAAAAGATTGGTGTACTTGGGATGATGAATACAACAAAGACGTGGTTGAAGTGATTCGTAGCAAGCTTGTGACTTTAGCGACTAAGCAAGCGGGATATACAAGTGTATTAATGCAAGGCAGCGGGACTGCTTCAGTTGAAGCAACAATCGGTAGCGTTATCTCTAACAGCGGTAAGCTTCTTGTTGTCGATAACGGTGCGTATGGTGCTCGTATTGCTCAAATCGCAGAATATTTAAACATTCCATGCCATGTCGTTTCCCCAGGTGAAACATCACAGCCTGACTTCAACGAAATGGAAACGGCATTGACCATGGATTCAGACATTACTCACGTGGCGATTGTCCACTGTGAAACCACTACTGGCATGCTGAATCCAATTGAAGAGATTGCCAAATTGGCAAAACAGCACAACAAAACCGTCATTCTTGATGCTATGTCGAGTTTTGGTGGCATCCCTATGGATATTGCTGACTTAGGCATCGACTACATGATCAGCTCAGCAAACAAATGCATTCAAGGCGTCCCCGGGTTCGGCTTTGTTATTGCTAAGCAATCAGAACTGGAAAAGTGCAAAGGCCAAGCTCGCTCATTAAGCCTTGATCTGTTTGACCAATGGCACTGCATGGAAAGCAACCACGGTAAATGGCGCTTCACCTCCCCGACTCATACGGTGCGCGCTTTCTATCAAGCTCTACTTGAATTGGAGCAAGAAGGCGGCATCAAAGCTCGTCATAGTCGCTACCAAACCAACCAAACTACATTGGTTGCCGGCATGCGTTCTCTTGGCTTTGAACCACTGCTTAATGATGACCTTCATTCACCTATCATCACCTCTTTCTATTCTCCAACTCATAGCGATTACCAATTCAAGGAATTCTATGACCGTTTAAAACAACAAGGGTTTGTGATTTACCCGGGCAAGGTTTCAAACGCAGACTGCTTTCGTATCGGTAACATTGGTGAAGTGTATCCGTCAGACATTGAAGCTCTCATTGGCGCAGTAAAAAACGCTATGTACTGGGACATCAAATAA
- a CDS encoding putative 2-aminoethylphosphonate ABC transporter substrate-binding protein translates to MMKNRFMKGSLAALVTLLAGNAYAAQEVTVYTAFETDILAKYKNAFESENPDINIKWVRDSTGIMTAKLLAEKNNPRAEVVWGLAGSSMALLKEEGILKPYTPQGVEALRANLNDPQSTQAWYGNDAFFNAVCFNEVVAKQLNLPAPKSWDDLTKPIYKGHIAMPNPASSGTGYMQVSAWLQNMGEDQGWNYMQKLDQNIAHYTHSGSKPCVQAGMGEVAIGISMASRGAKLKTQGAPLSVITPEGIGWESEAVGLVKPSDAAQRVIDWSISKAANELYIEMYPVVGHQDVTGKAENFPNVEKNMAKMDFARMGNERADVLKTWSEKFDAKSEPKS, encoded by the coding sequence ATGATGAAAAACCGTTTTATGAAAGGATCACTTGCAGCATTAGTTACTCTATTAGCGGGTAATGCTTATGCAGCACAGGAAGTGACGGTTTACACCGCTTTTGAAACTGACATTTTAGCGAAATACAAAAACGCATTTGAAAGTGAAAACCCAGACATCAACATCAAATGGGTTCGTGATTCAACTGGGATCATGACGGCAAAATTATTGGCCGAGAAAAACAACCCTCGTGCAGAAGTAGTATGGGGTCTTGCGGGCTCGTCTATGGCTTTGCTTAAAGAAGAGGGCATCCTGAAACCTTATACGCCTCAAGGTGTAGAAGCGCTGCGTGCAAATCTTAACGACCCGCAATCTACTCAAGCTTGGTACGGCAATGACGCATTCTTCAATGCAGTTTGTTTCAACGAGGTGGTCGCTAAGCAACTGAACTTACCTGCACCTAAATCTTGGGATGACCTAACGAAGCCTATCTACAAAGGCCATATTGCAATGCCAAACCCAGCGTCTTCTGGTACCGGCTACATGCAGGTTTCAGCTTGGTTACAAAACATGGGTGAAGACCAAGGTTGGAACTACATGCAGAAGCTAGATCAAAACATTGCTCACTACACGCACTCCGGTTCCAAGCCATGTGTTCAAGCGGGTATGGGTGAAGTGGCTATCGGTATTTCTATGGCGAGCCGCGGCGCGAAGCTGAAGACTCAAGGCGCGCCACTTTCTGTGATTACACCGGAAGGTATCGGTTGGGAATCTGAAGCGGTAGGTCTTGTTAAGCCTTCGGATGCAGCGCAACGTGTTATCGATTGGTCTATTTCTAAAGCTGCGAATGAACTTTACATCGAAATGTACCCAGTTGTTGGCCACCAAGATGTCACAGGTAAAGCCGAGAACTTCCCGAACGTAGAGAAGAACATGGCAAAAATGGACTTCGCTCGTATGGGCAATGAACGTGCTGACGTATTGAAAACATGGTCTGAGAAATTTGACGCTAAATCAGAGCCAAAATCTTAA
- a CDS encoding OmpA family protein, producing MKKLSKIMCAVIAASGFAAAPSIAATTYVGAKVGMGWLDSACVDNVDCEDDSVAGGVYGGYNFTDNIALELNADYLGDYDTSFNNNGATQRYSDSIVAISLSPMYRLAIKQEFDIFFKAGPAYIMHDDEDDVVLSLGIGAEKQFAEDWALRVEYQYFDDFDDKFVQDLNSNLVTVGLSYNFGTGNTTASAAAASAAVITQAPAEPIAEPEVIVVEEEVVVTKAKTESFSQGMFETNSTELSSEGKSALMPLVEVLQAHPQSSVNVVGHTDSTGAAEYNMMISKKRAAAVAAYIEEQGIAADRIAASGEGEENPVASNATAEGRAQNRRVDATIPSFEYQEKAQMEEVIVETAE from the coding sequence ATGAAAAAACTTTCAAAAATCATGTGTGCTGTGATCGCAGCTTCAGGCTTCGCTGCTGCTCCCTCAATTGCTGCAACCACTTATGTGGGTGCGAAAGTCGGAATGGGGTGGCTAGATAGCGCTTGTGTCGACAACGTTGACTGTGAAGATGATTCAGTTGCGGGTGGTGTTTACGGTGGTTACAATTTTACCGATAACATTGCTCTAGAATTGAATGCAGATTACTTAGGTGATTATGACACCAGCTTTAACAACAACGGAGCGACTCAAAGATACAGCGATTCTATCGTAGCCATTTCTTTGAGCCCAATGTATCGACTAGCGATTAAACAAGAGTTTGATATCTTCTTCAAAGCCGGCCCGGCTTACATCATGCACGATGACGAAGATGACGTAGTATTGTCTCTTGGTATCGGTGCTGAAAAGCAATTTGCTGAAGACTGGGCACTGCGTGTTGAATATCAATACTTCGATGATTTCGATGATAAATTCGTGCAAGACTTAAACTCTAACCTTGTTACCGTTGGCCTTAGCTACAACTTTGGTACAGGTAACACAACGGCTTCAGCAGCAGCCGCTTCTGCAGCCGTTATAACACAGGCTCCTGCAGAGCCAATTGCCGAACCAGAAGTCATTGTTGTTGAAGAAGAAGTTGTGGTTACTAAAGCGAAAACTGAAAGCTTCTCTCAAGGTATGTTTGAGACAAACAGCACTGAATTATCTTCAGAAGGCAAATCTGCATTAATGCCATTAGTTGAAGTACTGCAAGCTCACCCTCAATCATCAGTTAATGTTGTTGGTCACACTGATTCAACAGGTGCGGCAGAGTACAACATGATGATCTCTAAGAAGCGTGCTGCTGCTGTAGCCGCATACATTGAAGAGCAGGGCATTGCAGCTGACCGCATTGCAGCTTCAGGTGAAGGGGAAGAAAACCCTGTAGCATCAAACGCTACAGCTGAAGGTCGTGCGCAAAACCGTCGTGTTGACGCAACGATCCCAAGCTTCGAATACCAAGAAAAAGCGCAAATGGAAGAAGTTATCGTAGAAACTGCTGAATAA
- a CDS encoding putative 2-aminoethylphosphonate ABC transporter ATP-binding protein produces the protein MSNQTYLNIENVVKQFGQFTALKDISLSIEKGEFVCFLGPSGCGKTTLLRAIAGLDLPTSGSIEQNGNDTTFLPPEKRDFGIVFQSYALFPNLTVEENIAIGLKNQGMSTKEALETVESWLETIGLPTSGQKFPNQLSGGQQQRVALARALALSPGLLLLDEPLSALDAKVRTHLRDEICQLQRKLGITTIMVTHDQDEALTMADRIVVMNHGVIEQVGAPQEIYQKPVSRFVAEFVGSMNFIQASVAAQGKMRIAESMLPLPGLDNLTPNLGDVFDIAVRPEQIQFVDRFSESLPVRIVSSEFLGAFYRVECQLQHDSTAKEIIVDVSVKEFNRLKLRRSDIRYVAFDQEGLRAYPSKSLQVMKDEAA, from the coding sequence ATGAGCAACCAAACTTATTTGAATATTGAAAACGTTGTAAAGCAATTTGGCCAATTTACAGCGTTAAAAGACATATCCTTATCGATCGAAAAAGGTGAGTTCGTCTGTTTCCTTGGCCCGTCTGGCTGCGGTAAAACGACACTACTACGTGCGATTGCAGGACTGGATTTACCGACCTCGGGCTCAATTGAGCAGAACGGTAATGATACGACCTTCTTGCCACCAGAAAAGCGCGACTTTGGCATCGTGTTCCAATCTTACGCTTTGTTTCCAAATCTCACTGTGGAAGAAAACATTGCGATTGGTCTAAAAAACCAAGGCATGTCGACCAAAGAAGCCCTTGAGACGGTTGAGTCTTGGTTAGAGACTATCGGCTTACCAACGTCTGGTCAGAAATTCCCAAATCAACTATCTGGTGGACAGCAGCAGCGTGTTGCTCTGGCTCGCGCGTTAGCGTTGTCTCCAGGCTTGTTGCTACTCGATGAGCCTCTTTCTGCGTTGGATGCGAAGGTAAGAACACATTTGCGTGACGAGATCTGCCAACTGCAACGCAAGCTAGGTATCACCACTATTATGGTGACTCATGATCAAGATGAAGCCTTAACCATGGCCGATCGCATTGTGGTAATGAATCACGGTGTTATCGAGCAAGTGGGCGCTCCACAAGAGATCTACCAAAAACCCGTCAGTCGTTTCGTGGCTGAGTTTGTCGGCAGTATGAACTTTATTCAAGCTTCTGTTGCAGCTCAAGGCAAGATGCGCATTGCTGAGTCAATGCTGCCGTTACCTGGCTTAGATAATCTCACGCCAAATCTGGGTGATGTTTTCGATATTGCCGTTCGTCCAGAGCAAATTCAGTTTGTTGATCGTTTTAGTGAATCCTTGCCAGTGAGAATCGTATCAAGCGAATTCTTAGGGGCGTTTTATCGTGTTGAGTGTCAATTGCAACATGACTCAACGGCGAAAGAGATCATCGTCGATGTATCAGTCAAAGAGTTCAACCGATTGAAGCTGCGTCGCAGTGATATTCGTTATGTGGCGTTTGACCAAGAAGGCCTGAGAGCTTACCCATCGAAAAGCCTGCAAGTGATGAAAGACGAGGCGGCGTAA
- a CDS encoding FAD-dependent oxidoreductase, which yields MTKHYSYWFKQALEQEFGNINAGLDSAKPLQKDVNCDIAIVGGGYTGLWTAILIKQQQPQKHVVVIEKGLCGSGASGANGGCMLTWSTKYPTLKKLYGREQAKWLVKESEKVIYEIETFCNEHDIDAHLYRSGTYYTATNQAQKGGMEPVVNELVKQGINSWKKCDNSLADKAGSDRHIEGYYSEAAGSVQPALLARGLRRVALELGVGIHENTEMTSLDYGSPARIQTKGGSVFADKVILALNAWMLDHFKEFKRSIVVVSSDMVVTKPIPEKLKQFGPEKGAAVVDSRIFVHYYRDTQDGRLMLGKGGNKFSFANQVESMFNQTTNYLPILNQSFQKLFPKLEQSEFDYNWSGGSDRSVTGLPFFGNLKGQNNIYYGLGYSGNGVAQTRMGGKILSAMVLDIDNAWTRSGLTKGPLGHFPPEPFRWVGAMMVRDAVRRKDNAEDSGNTPLWLDKQLAKLAGAAGKADKVES from the coding sequence ATGACAAAGCACTACTCATATTGGTTCAAGCAAGCGTTAGAACAAGAATTTGGCAACATCAATGCGGGACTAGATTCGGCTAAGCCGCTTCAAAAAGACGTTAACTGTGATATCGCCATTGTCGGCGGTGGTTACACTGGTTTATGGACGGCGATTTTAATCAAACAACAACAGCCTCAAAAGCACGTTGTGGTGATTGAAAAAGGTTTGTGTGGCAGCGGTGCTTCTGGCGCGAACGGAGGGTGTATGCTGACGTGGTCGACAAAGTATCCAACGCTGAAAAAGCTCTACGGAAGAGAGCAGGCGAAATGGCTGGTTAAGGAATCTGAAAAGGTCATTTACGAGATCGAAACTTTCTGTAACGAACACGACATCGACGCGCATCTGTATCGAAGTGGCACTTATTACACGGCGACCAATCAAGCTCAGAAGGGTGGAATGGAGCCAGTCGTTAATGAACTGGTTAAGCAAGGCATTAATAGCTGGAAGAAGTGCGATAATTCTTTGGCTGATAAAGCGGGATCTGATCGCCACATTGAGGGTTACTACTCAGAAGCTGCGGGTAGTGTGCAGCCTGCGTTATTGGCTAGAGGTTTGCGCAGAGTTGCTCTCGAACTGGGTGTCGGAATTCACGAAAACACAGAGATGACATCACTCGACTATGGCTCCCCAGCTCGAATTCAAACCAAAGGCGGTTCCGTATTTGCGGATAAAGTGATTTTGGCACTCAATGCGTGGATGCTCGATCACTTTAAAGAGTTCAAACGCAGCATAGTGGTTGTTTCTTCAGATATGGTGGTGACCAAGCCTATTCCTGAAAAGCTCAAGCAGTTTGGCCCAGAGAAAGGGGCGGCGGTGGTGGATTCGCGTATTTTTGTCCACTACTACCGTGACACCCAAGATGGACGACTCATGTTGGGTAAAGGTGGCAATAAGTTCTCGTTTGCGAATCAAGTCGAAAGCATGTTTAACCAAACCACCAATTATCTGCCGATTCTCAATCAATCGTTTCAAAAGCTGTTCCCTAAATTGGAACAAAGTGAATTCGATTACAACTGGTCGGGCGGTTCTGACCGATCCGTCACAGGATTGCCATTTTTCGGTAATCTAAAAGGCCAAAACAACATCTATTATGGGCTCGGTTACTCAGGTAATGGTGTGGCGCAAACTCGTATGGGCGGAAAGATATTGTCTGCCATGGTACTCGATATCGATAATGCATGGACACGAAGCGGTTTAACCAAAGGCCCGTTGGGACACTTCCCGCCAGAGCCATTTCGTTGGGTAGGTGCGATGATGGTGCGTGATGCGGTGCGAAGAAAAGATAACGCGGAAGATTCTGGTAACACGCCATTGTGGCTGGATAAGCAATTGGCAAAGCTCGCGGGTGCGGCAGGCAAAGCCGACAAGGTTGAATCATAG
- the phnX gene encoding phosphonoacetaldehyde hydrolase, which produces MNTTSPIQAVIFDWAGTIVDFGSFAPTSIFVEAFRQGFDFDIDLAEAREPMGIGKWDHIQAVGRIPAVNARWNAQFGRSMTSEDVDAIYAAFMPLQKAKVADHAAPILNAIEVVNNLKEKNVKIGSCSGYPREVMDVLIPVAADYGYLPDNVVATDDLPQGGRPAPFMALKNVIDLDVTNVAACVKVDDAAPGIDEGHNAGMWTVGLVLSGNEAGLTYQEYVDADEATLAAAREKASVKLNKSNPHYLIDTIADLPGVIADIEKRLLAGERP; this is translated from the coding sequence ATGAACACAACATCACCTATCCAAGCGGTTATCTTTGACTGGGCTGGCACTATCGTTGATTTTGGATCATTTGCTCCAACCAGTATTTTCGTTGAAGCATTCAGACAAGGTTTCGACTTTGATATCGACTTAGCAGAAGCGCGAGAACCCATGGGGATCGGCAAATGGGACCACATCCAAGCAGTTGGTCGAATCCCAGCTGTTAACGCTCGTTGGAATGCTCAATTCGGGCGCTCGATGACCAGTGAAGACGTTGATGCGATCTACGCGGCATTCATGCCTCTTCAGAAAGCAAAAGTAGCAGACCACGCAGCACCCATTTTAAACGCGATTGAAGTCGTGAATAACTTAAAAGAAAAGAACGTAAAAATCGGCTCTTGTTCTGGTTACCCACGAGAGGTGATGGACGTACTAATTCCAGTTGCAGCAGATTACGGTTACCTTCCTGACAACGTAGTTGCAACTGACGACTTACCGCAAGGCGGTCGCCCTGCTCCATTCATGGCACTTAAAAACGTCATTGACCTAGATGTGACGAACGTCGCTGCGTGTGTGAAAGTGGATGACGCTGCACCGGGTATCGATGAAGGCCACAACGCAGGCATGTGGACAGTAGGCCTTGTACTATCAGGCAACGAAGCAGGCTTAACCTACCAAGAATATGTGGATGCCGACGAAGCGACACTTGCTGCTGCGCGAGAAAAAGCAAGCGTGAAGCTAAACAAATCAAACCCGCACTACCTGATCGATACCATCGCAGATCTACCAGGCGTCATTGCAGACATTGAAAAACGTTTGTTAGCCGGTGAACGCCCATAA